The genomic window TTATAGAAATACACACTATCGCTTCCTGTCCCGTAGAAAATATTATAAAATTATACCAGATAAGATGTGACTTTTAACCTTTTCGACGATTGCCAATAAGCTGCGCCATTTAGGAAAACCGCTGAGATCCCTGGCTCCCGGACCGTTTGTGCCGTGATCTTATGTAATAGGCATGTACTTGGAAACCGACCACGATGCAATTGTTTGTTGGATATATCCACGAAAGCCTGTCTAAAAGAAAGGGACTCTCAGCGCATATTTTTATATGCCCAAGAGCCTCTTTCTTTTTGTAAATTCAGTGTCAAAGTAAATAAAATAGGTTTATATCTCGCTCCTGGGTATCAATCGGCTTACCAAGGAAGGCCAAGTATGATATGCGGCAGAAAGAGTGATACTCTTGGGATATATGTCGTCACGATAAGAACCGGTATCCAGCAGAGAGCCATTAAGGTCAGGGCCGGTTTCATTATCTCGTTTATAGACGCCCCTCCGACTCGCCCGCTCAGATAGAGAACCGGCGCACAGGGCGGTGTTATACAGCCAAGAGCTGTGTTGACTCCGACAATCGCAGCGTAATGGACTGGGTCAACGCCAAGTTTGGCAATTATTGGCAGCAGGATCGGCGTTGTAAGTACAACAACGCTGATGTCGTCCATGAGCATCCCCATCAGAACAAGGAAGACGTTTATCATGAACATTATAATCAACGGATTCTTTGAGATGGAATAGAAGAGGTAGAGCACCTTTCCCGGCAGGTCTTCAAGGATATAGAGCCTTGATAGCATCGAGACAGAGTAGAGCATGACCATAATGACGCCGGTCGTGATAGAGCCTTCGATCACTATGGAATAAAGAGTCTTGTAATTGAGCCCCTTGTAGACGTAAAGTCCGATCGGGATACAGTAGAGGACGGCCAGTGCCGAAGCTTCCGTAGTCGTCATTACTCCTCCGTATATCCCGCCGAGGACCATAACCGGCATTACCAGCGCCGGAATTGCAAGATATCCGCGCTTCATGAACATATCCACGCGCTCCTTAGGGGAACGCTTCTGGCTGACAAGTATATCTTTATTGTTGCGGAGCATCCATAGATTGATAACACTTAGCAGAACTATCGTTACAATTCCAGGTCCGATAGTGGAAAGGAAACAGGCGAGAACTGATATCCCGCTTATCCACGCGAAGATGATAAGGGTCGCGTTGGGCGGGATCAGCAGCCCAAGCAAAGAAGCGTTGGCCATGAGCGCGCATGCATGCCCCATGGGATAGCCTCCCGCCTTAAAACGCGGGAACATTATAGCGCCGATGCATGAGAGAGTGGCGCATGCCGCTCCGCAGATTGAACCGAATACCGCACATGAGATTATCCCGACTACTCCGAGTCCGCCTTTTATGTGGCCCACAAAGACATCGACCATATCTATGAGCTTTTCAGCGATGCGCCCTCTCTCCATAATACCGCCTGAAATGATGAACATGGCAATGGCGATCAGGGAGACGGAATTCATCTGAGTAAAGCCGTAGGGGAGAAGCTGGGTCGCCTGATAGCCGGCCTGGTCCACTCCGCCAAAGAAGATAAGCCAGGCACAGGACGCCATGAAACTGACCGGAACCGGCACACCAATGACAAGACACGCCATTAGAATTACAAGTGCTATATAAATCATACTGTTTTACCTCCGGCAAAAAGGGCTTTTGTCGCTCTGTAGGCTTCCCAGCCAAAGTAATATGACATTGAAACAAGCCCCATGAATATCGGAAGGTAGCCCGTCCACATTGGGATTCTCCATGCGACGGACTTAGGAATGGCAACCCCTGTCCCCAGAGGCCCCAGGAAACCGAACATGAAGAAATCGTATCCCCACCAAGTGAAAAGCAATGTGACCCCAAGGGTAATGACGGTCTTTACAAAAATCAGCAGCCTCTTTACGGTCCCTTCTTTAACGTAGGACACAACGAGATCCGCTGATACATGCGACCCGGCAAATGCTCCGTATCCTGCACCCATAAAATATAGCCAGAAGGCGAATATCTTGATCCATTCCTCATAGCCATAGAGGTCCATTTCGAGTATATAACGCATAACTGTTGCTGCGCTTATGATAACAACCAGCAGCATCGCCATCGTAAAACATATGACAGAATAGATGCTGACAGTACATTTGTCAAAGAAATTCGTTGGTTTTCTTAAAGTTGAAACCGGCACTTCGTATACGTATTCGCTGTACTTCTGCTGTGTTTCTGCTTCAGACATCAAAAGTTGCTCCTTTCAAAACAGAAAACCGGGGAGGGGCACCCCTCCCCATTCGAATTTTCCTGTAAATTACTACAGATAAACTTATCTATCCATTATTTATTTAACAGATTTGCCTAGGTGCTTCTCAAATTCCTCCATAAGCTCTTTTGTCATCCCGCGCTTACCAAGCTCCGGCCACGTTGTGATGCAGGCTTCTTTGATGGGCTTAAGCTCTGCTTCGGTATATCTGAATACTTTGATGCCCTTCTTCTCCATAAGGTCCATGTACTTGTTATCTTCTGATTTTGCATTGTCGATGGAGCGAAGTGTATATTTCTTTGCTACTTCCTGGAAAACTTTCTGGTCTGCCGGTGTAAGCTTCTTCCAGGATTTTTCGCTTACCATCATTGCGAGGTATTCCATTGAATAGTTTGTATGATACCAGTATTTCAGCACGTCGCCGAGTATCGTGTACGCAGCTGCCACAGGATAGCCGTCAACTGCATCGCAGACTCCGGTCTGCATTGACTGATAAACATCCGAGTAGGGGATGGTGATCGGACGGAAACCCATTGCCTTTGCGCCGAGGGTATAGACATCCATATTAGGTACACGTGTGAGAACACCCTTGTCGACCTTCGGGTTAAGGGGTTCTTTGAGAGGTTTCGTTGAGCCGATACCGATCATACCCTCAATATAAGACCCGATCAGTCTTACGCCGAGTGCGCTTGAAAGTTCGTTAAGTTTGTTGGGGAGCCATGCGCCGGGGACGAAAACTTTCTTCGCCTCGTCGTAGCCGCTCACATAACCGTTGATGTAGACGAGCTCAAGTCGCGGATCAAATTCACTGGCTATTGACATAAGGGACATGTCGATCGTGCCGCGGATCATTTCTTCCATAACGAGCGAGTAATTGCCGAGCTGGTTTGCCGGATAGACCTTTATCTCTACGCGGCCGTTGGTCTTCTGTGCGATTTCTTTTGCCATTGCATTCATGGTTTTGGTTGCCATGTGGTCTGGGGGAGACTGTCCTGCGAAGCGGAAAACAATCGGAGCTGCCGTTGCCGGTGTGACTATCGCTGCAAAGAGGAATACCACTGCTAGCAATACTGCAAATTTCTTCAATTAAAAACTCTCCCTTCAAAATCCCTATTCTCCAAATATGATGCTGTTTCCGGGCCTAAGGTAACAAAGAATTAAAAAAAGCTCAATTTGACTTCAGATTATTTCTGTCACAACCCTCCTTTCTGAAATAAAAAAATAACTCTTCTGAATTTTTGCCAATATTCCAAATCAACTCCTACGCTAGGTTTGAAATACTGATTAAAAAATACTTAATCTTACAAAATAAATTACATCATACCGCCAGTTTAGTCAATTGCCTTTAACCGTTTTTACATACAGATTGATATTTTAGGGTGCTATTTTCTAGTGTATACAATGAGCACTTTAACATATTATGCGCTGTAAATACAATTTAAGAACTGCACAAGACAGCAAAATACGTTATATTTCAGATGGGAAATAACGTTCCTGAAAGGAGAACGGCGCCTATTGCACCGTATAGGAGAAGCAGAATAGGGGGATTTTCCCTGAAAATGCGGCAGAATTTTAAAAGCAGCAGACCAAAGACAAAAAGAGCCAAGGCGACCGACCCATTACCTATCGTTGCTTTCAAAGGCGACAAAAGAGATAGGAAAAGAAGCCCTGCGACAACAGGGCGCAGAAAGGCTTTAATTCTCTTGCTGTTTTCATCGGAAGCAAATTTGAGCAACTGTATAACAATGCTCAGCAGGGCAATAGGTGCCGCAACAAGCGAAAGGGTCGCGACAAATGAGCCCCAAAAACCCGCCTGCTGGAACCCTACGAATGTCGCGGCGTTTATCGCTATCGGTCCCGGTGTAACCTGAGACATCGCAAGTACCTGGTTGAACTGTTCTCTTGTCAGCCAGCCGGTGCTGGTAACCAGCTGATATTCGATCAGCGGAAGCGTGGAGAGTCCCCCTCCGAATGCGCATATACCCACCTGAGCAAATGCAGCGGCAAGTCCGGCCAGCATGTTCATTTTTTAAAGACTGCCCTTTCTCTCAACAGCTGGATAGCTATCGCCGCAGACATTGCAAGAAAAGGATGGATATGAAATATTCCTATCATTGCGATTACTGCAGCAAAAGGCACAGCATTCCACCATCCGGCAGACAGTGTGTTCTTGACATTGTCGAAGACCACGGTCGTGATGATAGCGCTGGTGCCTGCGAGAACGCCCCGAAAGAACCCCTGGACCCCTGGTACATCTGAATATTTCAATATTAACGGGGAAAGAAAAAGTACAATAATAAAGGGGGGGAAAATAGCACCTGATACAGCGGCGACACTGCCTGGAAACCCTCTGTAATGACGGCCCATTATCCATGATATTGAAACGGCGAGAGGTCCGGGCATCGACGCGGCAAGGCTGATCATATCAGCAAATTCTTCAGCATCAATATCCATGCGCTTTTCCTCTTCAAGCTGGACCATCCCAAGGATAACAATTCCCCCTCCAAAGGTGACAGCGCTTATTTTGAAAAAGAAGAAAAACAGCTCAAACAACGTCATTTACATCTGCTCCGTTTTTGCTAAGATTTAGTCCTGACTTGCTTTGCAACAATGATAGATGATATAGGATGAAAAGAAAACAACATCCGATGCTCCACATAATCACATCCAGCCCAAAACACGGGCGGTCAGAGCTGTTCTCTGACAATACCTGATTATCGTTCATGTAAAAAAATCGCATTTTTACATGTTAAATACAGACCTGGCCTGTTATTGGTTTATCCATGCCAAATGTGGCATATAATATACGAGGCTTGACAAATAAAATTAAAAATGATTAAAAGCGATCAACTGAACTTTCCCAGTTATTCCTATATAGTGGCAGTGGCCTTATAGGCCTTTTCCCCCGTCTTCCTATCATGTTTTCCAGACGGGATCAAGGGTCTTTAAAGCGTTGAAACTACCGGGCTCCTGCTTGGAAACATGCGGAAGATGGCGGAAAAGTTCAGTGATCAAGACAACCAGTTATATTTAGTGCTAAAGTGATAATATATAATTTTTTGGGGGGGCAAGGGTATGAAAAAACCAGTTGTATTTTTTGTTGCGATACTTCTTATGCTGTTTAATGCTGCGCAATTATCTGCCGGAGAGGCGGAAAAACGCGTAGCTAAAGAGATTGGAGGTTTACTTATAGAAGAGTTCAAGCCCGATTCGCTGAAACTTAAAATAAGCGACGGAGGCAGTTTTATCTGGGCTGAGATGGTCGGCGCAAACATCGAGGCGATTCGCATTGAAAATATGAAGCTGAGGGCAATGCTTAAAGAAGCACCGAAACAGGCCCTTTCAGGCGACAAATACGGGCTTGCAAATCTTATTATGATGTCGGAAGGCGAGGTCGTTTTGCTTGAAAAGGATGTAAATAACTATTTTCTTGCCGGCATAAACACCAAAGGTTTTTCAAACCTGAAATTCGATTTTACACCGGAAGGCTTTTCTGCAGATGGGATATTTTCCGCAAAGTTTCTCTTTACGATAAAAATCAGACTCAAGGCAAAAGGAGTGCTCGGCCTCCAGGCGGATGGAGTATATCTTGAAAATACTGCTATTTATGTCGAAGGGGTCAAACAGCCGGAAAGCCTTACAAGCATGATCATTGGCAAAGTCAATCCCCTTTTGCCTTTTAAAAAAATCCCATTTCCCGTCAGTTTCAAGAAAATTAAAATGACTGACACTTCGGCAATAATGACAAGCGATCCAAAGCCGTTTACAAAGGGGGAGAGCTGGAGCTGGCATAAATAAGTAGGATATAAACTTAGGTGACAAACTCTATGATTGATTTCGCACTTTATCATCAATAGATGAAAACTGCACAATACCAGTGATAAGCGATAAAATTCATTCAGACAGGCCGGCCGGCAACAAAATATAATAACGAATTTACGCGGGGATAACCCCCGCGTTTTTTCATGCGTATTTCCATCTCTCGCCGTTTTATACTAAACATCAAATAAGGTCTATTCTGTTACACACTTCATGGAAACTTATTTTTAGTCTCTTATTTGTCTTATTTATTGTTTTTAGAAAAGTATCGAAATATACACAATTTCTATCCACATGCTGTGGATATCTCTTTGCCCTTTCCTTCCTTTCGCATTCTTTCCACTTCTGGAGGGGGAGACCTTTTAATAATAATAACAAATTGTATTTATTAAAGTCATATATTTACTGATCTATAATGTTTTATTCACAGATGTCACAATACTATCCAGATGTTATGCACGACTGTTTAATCAAGTTGGTCAAAAAATGTCAATATACCCCCGGGGTTGTGTTTTTTTACGCTTGTTCTCCACCGCTGCTTTTTTGCACGAGATACTATGCCATTAAATATTTTGTGGATATGTGTATATCTTTTGTGGATTTAAAAGACGTTTTGTTTTTGCGTTTTAAATATTCCTCCGCGCCGACCCCTTTCATGATAAAATTATGTTGCTTTTCTATTTCGTCTTCTTTTTTTACCTTTGAGGTGAGAGTGAATGCTGAAGGAACTGGATGTTATCTGGAACGAGTTTAAGATGCACTGTGTGGGGATGCTTTCCGCTGCGGATAATGCGGCAAAGACATATTTGGATACATGCCTTCCCGTATCTCTTGATGACGGGGTGCTTGTTCTTGACGTACCCACACCATTTGCCAAGGAACAGATAAAATCCAGATTTCTCACGCAAATGAAGACAATTCTCGCAGAGACTGGTTTTGGAACTGATATTGAGATAAAGGTAAGCCAGGAGACAAAAGATGATGTGGGTGCGGAGGATCGCGCAATTGCAGCAGCGGCTCCTATAAGGTTTGGGACCAGCCGTAACGGGCTTAATCCCAATTATGTCTTCTCTACCTTTGTGGTTGGAAAATCAAACAGGCTTCCCCATGCGGCGTGCCTTGCAGTTGCAGAATCACCCGGTATAGCCTACAACCCTTTATTCATCTGGGGAAAGGTCGGCCTTGGGAAGACGCACTTGATGCATGCGATCGGACATCACATAGAAAATACTCAGTCTAATACCAAGGTTCTTTATGTCAGCTCCGAAAAATTCACAAATGATTTTATAACGGCAATACGAAACAACACCAACGATCAGTTCCGCGCCCGTTACAGGGAATTGGATGTCCTGATGATAGACGATATCCAGTTTATTGGTGACAAAGAGGGAACGCAGGAAGAATTTTTTCATACTTTCAACTCTCTTCACAACTCAAAAAAACAGGTAATAATAAGCTCTGACAGGCCGCCGAAAGATATACAGGGAGTAGAGGACAGGCTTGTATCAAGATTCGAATGGGGCCTTGTAACCGATATACAGCCGCCTGATCTTGAAACACGTGTGGCCATTCTGCAGAAAAAGGCAGAAATTAAAAATTATACTATTCCTGCTGATATAATTTTATTTATCGCCCAAAACGTACCAAGCAATATCAGGGAGCTTGAGGGCACCTTAAATCGAGTTGTAGCATGTTCCGAGTTCAACGAAGAGCCGATAAACATGGAAAATGTAACTGTTTGGCTCAAGGATATGATCCGCGAAAATAATTCCGGTCCTGTCAGCATAGGTCTTATTCAGCAGATGGTTTCGGAGACCTTTGGTTTCTCTATTGATGATCTTTTATCTCAGAACAGAACAGCCGATCTGGCGCTTGCAAGACAGATCGCCATGTATCTTGCAAGGAATAAGACCGGTGAAAGCCTTCAGCAGATAAGCTATTCGTTTAATAAAAAAGATCACACCACAGTCATTCATGCCTGTAAAAAGGTGGAAAAACTCATAAAGACTGATTTACGCGTACGCTCTTTTGTGGATAATATTGCTAGTAAACTATAATTTCCCACTGTGTTTTTTGTGAATCTATATGTGCATAGATCAGCTTATGTCTTTTTCCACACCGAAATTGTGGATATTGTGGATAAAATAAGGATTCTCTCTTGATTTTATCCACCAAAAAAATCCTTTCTCTGTCTTGTTTTTTTTGCGTTTTAC from Synergistaceae bacterium includes these protein-coding regions:
- a CDS encoding chromate transporter; this encodes MNMLAGLAAAFAQVGICAFGGGLSTLPLIEYQLVTSTGWLTREQFNQVLAMSQVTPGPIAINAATFVGFQQAGFWGSFVATLSLVAAPIALLSIVIQLLKFASDENSKRIKAFLRPVVAGLLFLSLLSPLKATIGNGSVALALFVFGLLLLKFCRIFRENPPILLLLYGAIGAVLLSGTLFPI
- the dctP gene encoding TRAP transporter substrate-binding protein DctP, coding for MKKFAVLLAVVFLFAAIVTPATAAPIVFRFAGQSPPDHMATKTMNAMAKEIAQKTNGRVEIKVYPANQLGNYSLVMEEMIRGTIDMSLMSIASEFDPRLELVYINGYVSGYDEAKKVFVPGAWLPNKLNELSSALGVRLIGSYIEGMIGIGSTKPLKEPLNPKVDKGVLTRVPNMDVYTLGAKAMGFRPITIPYSDVYQSMQTGVCDAVDGYPVAAAYTILGDVLKYWYHTNYSMEYLAMMVSEKSWKKLTPADQKVFQEVAKKYTLRSIDNAKSEDNKYMDLMEKKGIKVFRYTEAELKPIKEACITTWPELGKRGMTKELMEEFEKHLGKSVK
- a CDS encoding TRAP transporter large permease, whose product is MIYIALVILMACLVIGVPVPVSFMASCAWLIFFGGVDQAGYQATQLLPYGFTQMNSVSLIAIAMFIISGGIMERGRIAEKLIDMVDVFVGHIKGGLGVVGIISCAVFGSICGAACATLSCIGAIMFPRFKAGGYPMGHACALMANASLLGLLIPPNATLIIFAWISGISVLACFLSTIGPGIVTIVLLSVINLWMLRNNKDILVSQKRSPKERVDMFMKRGYLAIPALVMPVMVLGGIYGGVMTTTEASALAVLYCIPIGLYVYKGLNYKTLYSIVIEGSITTGVIMVMLYSVSMLSRLYILEDLPGKVLYLFYSISKNPLIIMFMINVFLVLMGMLMDDISVVVLTTPILLPIIAKLGVDPVHYAAIVGVNTALGCITPPCAPVLYLSGRVGGASINEIMKPALTLMALCWIPVLIVTTYIPRVSLFLPHIILGLPW
- a CDS encoding chromate transporter; this translates as MTLFELFFFFFKISAVTFGGGIVILGMVQLEEEKRMDIDAEEFADMISLAASMPGPLAVSISWIMGRHYRGFPGSVAAVSGAIFPPFIIVLFLSPLILKYSDVPGVQGFFRGVLAGTSAIITTVVFDNVKNTLSAGWWNAVPFAAVIAMIGIFHIHPFLAMSAAIAIQLLRERAVFKK
- a CDS encoding TRAP transporter small permease, which translates into the protein MSEAETQQKYSEYVYEVPVSTLRKPTNFFDKCTVSIYSVICFTMAMLLVVIISAATVMRYILEMDLYGYEEWIKIFAFWLYFMGAGYGAFAGSHVSADLVVSYVKEGTVKRLLIFVKTVITLGVTLLFTWWGYDFFMFGFLGPLGTGVAIPKSVAWRIPMWTGYLPIFMGLVSMSYYFGWEAYRATKALFAGGKTV
- the dnaA gene encoding chromosomal replication initiator protein DnaA, giving the protein MLKELDVIWNEFKMHCVGMLSAADNAAKTYLDTCLPVSLDDGVLVLDVPTPFAKEQIKSRFLTQMKTILAETGFGTDIEIKVSQETKDDVGAEDRAIAAAAPIRFGTSRNGLNPNYVFSTFVVGKSNRLPHAACLAVAESPGIAYNPLFIWGKVGLGKTHLMHAIGHHIENTQSNTKVLYVSSEKFTNDFITAIRNNTNDQFRARYRELDVLMIDDIQFIGDKEGTQEEFFHTFNSLHNSKKQVIISSDRPPKDIQGVEDRLVSRFEWGLVTDIQPPDLETRVAILQKKAEIKNYTIPADIILFIAQNVPSNIRELEGTLNRVVACSEFNEEPINMENVTVWLKDMIRENNSGPVSIGLIQQMVSETFGFSIDDLLSQNRTADLALARQIAMYLARNKTGESLQQISYSFNKKDHTTVIHACKKVEKLIKTDLRVRSFVDNIASKL